The following coding sequences are from one Diospyros lotus cultivar Yz01 chromosome 7, ASM1463336v1, whole genome shotgun sequence window:
- the LOC127805845 gene encoding protein NUCLEAR FUSION DEFECTIVE 6, mitochondrial, translated as MATSTVLCRLSSRLRPVALKINKPSLPKSSPLPQTRPSAARISRSSRLPVELSCLESMMPLHSAIASARLRSSLSIETKCWGLVPQGISMPL; from the exons ATGGCGACTTCGACGGTGCTGTGTAGGTTATCGTCTCGCCTGCGACCTGTAGCCCTCAAAATCAACAAACCTTCACTCCCGAAATCGAGCCCTCTCCCTCAGACTCGTCCTTCCGCTGCTCGCATTTCTCGGTCCTCGAG GTTACCGGTGGAGCTGAGCTGCTTGGAGTCGATGATGCCGCTGCACAGTGCAATAGCTTCGGCTCGATTGAGGTCCAGCTTGTCCATTGAGACCAAGTGTTGGGGATTAGTTCCTCAAG GGATCTCAATGCCTTTATGA
- the LOC127805906 gene encoding protein SRG1-like isoform X1 has protein sequence MDGNGVPGDNRETEPAPPKSVQEMSAAGVEPPKEYICRDNKFGQLDTSPPLAPIPVIDLSLFSSGGEEEGELEKLRSALSSWGCFQAAGHGMPSQFLDEVREVIQEFFKLPGEEKSKYSRAAGESEGYGQDKVVSEKQVLDWCDRLSLRIYPEDQRKPKLWPEKPEDFREKIVEFAANIKSVMVIIFKAMARSLKLEVDSFSKQFGERAIMQGRFILYPPCPTPDQVFGLKAHSDRSGMTILLQDRQVQGLQVLKDDKWLTVPIIPYALFVNLGDQMQIMSNGIFKSPMHRVVTNPERGKITVAIFNEPEPENEIGPVESLVDEKRPRLYKSVKNYANFNYECFQKGLVALDAAKI, from the exons ATGGACGGCAATGGAGTTCCTGGCGACAATCGGGAGACGGAGCCCGCCCCTCCGAAGAGTGTTCAAGAGATGTCCGCAGCCGGAGTTGAACCGCCCAAGGAATACATTTGTAGAGACAACAAGTTTGGCCAATTGGACACTTCCCCGCCTTTGGCCCCAATTCCTGTGATTGATCTCAGTCTCTTCTCATCTggaggggaagaagaaggtgagTTGGAAAAGCTGAGGTCGGCTCTGAGCTCTTGGGGCTGCTTCCAG GCGGCGGGTCACGGCATGCCTTCACAATTTCTGGACGAGGTGAGGGAAGTCATCCAAGAATTCTTCAAGCTGCCAGGGGAAGAGAAGAGCAAGTACTCTcgggccgccggcgagtctgaAGGCTATGGACAGGACAAAGTCGTCTCGGAGAAGCAGGTTCTCGACTGGTGTGACCGGTTATCCCTCAGGATCTATCCGGAAGATCAGAGGAAACCAAAGCTCTGGCCGGAAAAACCAGAAGATTTTAG AGAGAAAATTGTGGAATTCGCAGCAAATATCAAGTCTGTAATGGTTATTATATTCAAAGCCATGGCAAGGTCACTGAAATTGGAGGTGGATAGCTTCTCAAAGCAGtttggggaaagagcaatcatGCAAGGAAGGTTTATCCTCTACCCACCATGTCCAACACCGGACCAAGTATTTGGGCTTAAAGCTCATTCGGACAGATCAGGGATGACCATTCTGTTGCAAGACAGGCAAGTTCAAGGCCTGCAAGTTCTGAAAGATGATAAATGGCTCACTGTCCCCATAATTCCTTATGCCCTTTTCGTCAACCTTGGTGATCAAATGCAG ATAATGAGTAATGGAATATTCAAGAGCCCAATGCACAGAGTGGTGACAAATCCTGAAAGGGGGAAGATAACAGTTGCTATTTTCAATGAGCCAGAGCCAGAAAATGAGATTGGACCTGTTGAAAGTTTGGTGGATGAGAAAAGACCAAGATTATACAAATCAGTCAAGAATTAtgctaattttaattatgaatgcTTCCAAAAAGGCCTGGTAGCTCTTGATGCGGCCAAAATTTAA
- the LOC127805719 gene encoding LOB domain-containing protein 29-like, translating into MNPRSRCGACVVLNRGCHPQCIFAPYFRCEGGTAHFATVREVYTIRNVVNLLTPLSVNDQFWASDTLLFEAQARLQDPVYGCVSHILALQQQVSELQAYRAYLQDSLFAYYSSHPLLVPPFDPNFNWSSSPPTIPEATLLHPGETSSSQMPLSDDLDELGPVIFGHRRRP; encoded by the coding sequence ATGAACCCCCGGTCTCGATGTGGTGCCTGTGTAGTATTAAATAGAGGATGTCATCCACAGTGCATTTTTGCTCCTTATTTTCGTTGTGAGGGTGGTACTGCTCATTTTGCTACCGTTCGTGAAGTTTATACTATCAGAAATGTCGTCAACCTCTTGACTCCGCTTTCGGTAAATGACCAATTTTGGGCTTCCGATacacttctctttgaagctcaagcccggCTTCAGGATCCTGTTTATGGGtgtgtatctcacattcttgCTCTTCAGCAACAGGTTAGTGAGctgcaagcttatcgagcttatttgcaagattcacTATTCGCATATTATTCTTCGCATCCCCTACTTGTTcctccatttgatccaaatttcAACTGGAGCTCTAGTCCTCCCACCATCCCAGAGGCTACTCTACTTCACCCTGGCGAAACGAGCAGCAGCCAGATGCCACTCTCGGATGACCTTGATGAGCTAGGTCCAGTCATCTTTGGCCACCGCCGACGTCCTTGA
- the LOC127806503 gene encoding peroxisomal fatty acid beta-oxidation multifunctional protein AIM1, producing MAGLVQVTMEVGSDGVAVITICNPPVNALAIPIIAGLQKKFSEAMRRSDVKAVVVTGKGGKFCAGFDINVFQSIHKTGDISVLPDVSVDLVVNTIEDAKKPVVAAVEGLALGGGLELAMGCHARIAAPRTQLGLPELSLGVIPGFGGTQRLPRLVGLSKAVEMMLLSKPIMSEEGKKLGLIDALVSSDELLSVSRLWALEIADRQKPWIRSLHRTDKLGSLSEACEILKVSRQQAKRTAPNMPQHLACLNVIEEGIVRGGYNGVLEEARVFKELVLGDTSKGLVHVFFAQRATSKVPNVSDIGLKPRPIKKVAVIGGGLMGSGIATALILGNIYVVLKEVNSEYLLRGIRMIEANVRGLVARKKLAQDKADKALSMLKGVLDYTEFGDVDMVIEAVIEKVPLKQAIFCEIEKACPPHCILATNTSTIDLNIVGGRTTSQDRIVGAHFFSPAHVMPLLEIVRTEKTSAQVILDLMTVGKIIKKVPVVVGNCTGFAVNRTFFPYTHGAHMLVNLGVDVFRIDRLISSFGLPMGPFQLQDLAGYGVALAVGKEFASAFPDRTFKSPLVELLVKNGRNGKNNGKGYYIYEKGSKPKPDPSVLPIIEECRRITNILPGGKPISVTDQEVVEMVLFPVVNEACRVLDDEVVVRASDLDIASVLGMSFPSYRGGIVFWADTVGAKHIYTSLKKWSQLYGNFYRPSRYLEERATKGIPLSAPASPAAASRSRL from the exons ATGGCCGGGCTGGTTCAGGTGACGATGGAGGTCGGAAGCGACGGCGTCGCCGTCATCACCATCTGTAATCCCCCTGTCAATGCTTTGGCCATCCCGA TTATTGCAGGCTTGCAGAAGAAATTCAGCGAGGCGATGAGGAGGAGCGATGTTAAAGCTGTTGTTGTGACCG GAAAAGGCGGGAAATTTTGTGCTGGTTTTGACATCAATGTTTTTCAAAGCATCCATAAGACCG GGGATATTTCTGTTCTACCAGATGTATCTGTTGATCTTGTCGTGAACACAATTGAAG ATGCCAAGAAGCCTGTGGTTGCTGCTGTAGAAGGACTTGCACTTGGGGGTGGCCTAGAGTTAGCAATG GGATGCCATGCACGTATTGCTGCACCGAGAACTCAACTCGGCTTGCCAGAGTTGAGCCTTGGTGTTATTCCTGGGTTTGGAG GAACGCAGCGTCTTCCAAGGCTTGTTGGTTTGTCGAAAGCAGTTGAAATGATGCTG TTATCTAAACCTATCATGtctgaagaaggaaagaagctAGGTCTTATTGATGCTTTGGTGTCTTCTGATGAGTTGTTGAGTGTTTCTCGGCTGTGGGCTCTAGAGATTGCAGATAGACAGAAACCTTGGATTCGTTCCCTTCACAGGACAGACAAGCTTGGTTCCTTGTCTGAAGCATGCGAGATATTGAAAGTATCAAGACAGCAGGCCAAACGAACTGCTCCAAATATGCCTCAGCATCTGGCATGCCTAAATGTGATAGAGGAAGGCATTGTTCGTGGAGGGTATAATGGGGTTTTGGAG GAGGCCAGAGTTTTTAAAGAGCTAGTCTTGGGTGACACTTCAAAGGGTCTCGTTCATGTTTTTTTTGCCCAACGTGCAACATCTAAG GTACCTAATGTTTCTGATATTGGGCTCAAACCAAGGCCTATAAAGAAAGTTGCTGTAATTGGTGGTGGTTTAATGGGCTCTGGTATTGCCACAGCTCTAATCCTGGGCAACATATATGTTGTGCTGAAGGAGGTTAATTCCGAATATCTTCTGAGAGGAATAAGAATGATAGAAG CAAATGTTCGGGGCTTAGTAGCAAGAAAGAAGTTGGCACAGGATAAAGCAGATAAAGCCCTTTCAATGCTAAAAGGTGTATTGGACTATACAGAATTTGGAGATGTGGATATGGTTATAGAG GCTGTCATCGAAAAAGTTCCCCTGAAGCAAGCAATTTTCTGTGAAATTGAGAAGGCTTGCCCCCCACATTGCATTTTGGCCACAAATACATCTACTATTGACCTCAATATAGTAGGAGGAAGGACCACCTCCCAAGATCGCATTGTTGGAGCACATTTCTTCAG TCCTGCTCATGTGATGCCTCTCCTGGAGATTGTGAGGACAGAGAAGACCTCTGCCCAAGTAATTCTTGACCTCATGACGGTTGGCAAAATCATAAAGAAAGTCCCTGTTGTGGTGGGAAATTGTACGGGCTTTGCTGTCAACCGGACCTTCTTCCCTTATACACATGGTGCACATATGCTGGTCAACCTAGGCGTGGATGTTTTCAGAATTGACAGGCTCATCAGCAGTTTTGGGTTGCCTATGGGCCCATTCCA GCTTCAGGACTTAGCTGGATATGGTGTGGCCCTTGCTGTTGGTAAAGAATTTGCTAGTGCATTTCCTGATCGTACATTCAAGTCTCCTTTAGTTGAGCTTCTAGTGAAAAATGGACGAAATG GTAAAAACAATGGAAAGGGATACTACATTTATGAAAAGGGAAGCAAGCCAAAACCAGATCCGTCGGTGCTTCCAATTATTGAGGAGTGTAGAAGGATTACCAATATTTTGCCTGGTGGAAAG CCTATATCTGTTACTGACCAAGAAGTCGTGGAGATGGTACTCTTTCCAGTTGTGAACGAGGCCTGTCGTGTCCTGGATGATGAAGTAGTAGTTCGAGCATCAGACCTTGACATTGCATCTGTTCTTGGAATGAGTTTCCCTTCCTACCG